A window of the Desulfofundulus luciae genome harbors these coding sequences:
- a CDS encoding WYL domain-containing protein yields the protein VWTEEEPGPPETVRLRVSPGLAHKFRVTRYHLSQAVKELPDGGIEVRFEVAGAGEMIPWLLSWGAALEVLEPEWLRETMIEVLEEMLARSRRSPGEVKA from the coding sequence TGTCTGGACGGAAGAGGAGCCCGGCCCCCCGGAGACGGTGCGCCTCCGGGTCAGTCCCGGCCTTGCCCACAAGTTCCGCGTCACCCGCTACCACCTCAGTCAGGCCGTAAAGGAGCTGCCGGACGGGGGCATCGAGGTGCGTTTTGAGGTGGCCGGCGCCGGGGAGATGATCCCCTGGCTCTTGAGTTGGGGCGCGGCGCTCGAGGTGCTGGAACCTGAGTGGCTCCGGGAGACAATGATTGAGGTCCTGGAGGAGATGCTCGCGCGCTCCCGGCGCAGCCCCGGGGAGGTGAAGGCATGA